One region of Chryseobacterium sp. C-71 genomic DNA includes:
- a CDS encoding NADH-quinone oxidoreductase subunit B, with protein sequence MSDQKPIIRTDAPAPEGFEGEGFFATKLSSVIGMARKFSLWPLPFATSCCGIEFMATLNPTYDASRFGMERNSFSPRQADMLMVCGTISKKLGPVLKEVYTQMAEPKWVVAVGACASSGGIFDSYSVLQGIDKIIPVDVYVPGCPPRPEQIIEGVMQVQALAESESLRRRDAPEYQHLLDSYNISN encoded by the coding sequence ATGTCAGATCAAAAACCAATTATAAGAACAGATGCACCAGCTCCCGAAGGATTTGAAGGAGAAGGTTTTTTCGCAACGAAATTGAGCAGTGTTATCGGAATGGCAAGAAAGTTTTCACTTTGGCCTCTACCGTTTGCAACCTCTTGTTGTGGTATCGAATTTATGGCGACGCTAAACCCAACGTATGATGCTTCAAGATTTGGTATGGAAAGAAACTCTTTCTCACCAAGACAGGCTGATATGCTGATGGTTTGCGGAACTATATCTAAAAAATTAGGACCTGTTTTAAAAGAAGTTTATACTCAAATGGCTGAGCCAAAATGGGTTGTAGCTGTTGGAGCATGTGCTTCAAGCGGCGGTATTTTCGACAGTTATTCTGTTTTACAGGGAATTGACAAAATCATTCCTGTAGACGTTTACGTTCCTGGATGCCCGCCAAGACCAGAGCAGATCATCGAAGGTGTAATGCAGGTTCAGGCTCTGGCAGAAAGCGAGAGTTTACGAAGAAGAGATGCACCAGAATATCAGCATTTACTAGACTCTTATAACATTAGCAACTAA
- the nuoD gene encoding NADH dehydrogenase (quinone) subunit D codes for MKDNSLSNILNQHESKEQIDGQLYTLNLGPTHPATHGIFQNVLTMDGERILHAEQTVGYIHRAFEKISERRNYSQITTLTDRMNYCSAPINNLGWHMTVEKLIGIKVPKRVDYMRVILMELARIGDHLICNGVTGMDAGAITGLTYMFIERERIYDMYEQICGARMTTNMGRIGGFERDFTPKFHELLKDFLKTFPARFAEFGQLLERNRIFMDRTIGAGAISAERALSYGFTGPNLRASGVDYDVRVAEPYSSYEDFDFIIPVGTAGDTYDRFMVRQQEIWESLKIINQAYDNLPEGPFHADVPDFYLPEKADVYQKMEALIYHFKIVMGETDVPKGEVYHAVEGGNGELGFYLVSDGGRTPYRLHFRRPCFIYYQAYPEMITGSVISDAIVTMCSMNIIAGELDA; via the coding sequence ATGAAAGATAACTCATTATCTAATATACTTAACCAACACGAAAGTAAAGAACAGATTGACGGGCAGTTATATACCTTAAATCTCGGACCTACTCACCCTGCAACACACGGAATTTTCCAGAATGTGTTGACGATGGATGGAGAAAGAATTCTTCATGCTGAGCAGACAGTTGGTTATATCCACAGAGCTTTTGAGAAAATTTCTGAAAGAAGAAACTATTCTCAGATCACTACGCTTACAGACCGTATGAACTACTGCTCGGCTCCTATCAATAATTTAGGATGGCACATGACAGTTGAAAAGCTAATTGGCATCAAAGTTCCGAAACGTGTAGATTATATGCGTGTTATTTTAATGGAACTGGCAAGAATCGGTGACCACTTAATCTGTAACGGAGTAACTGGAATGGATGCAGGTGCAATTACAGGATTGACTTATATGTTCATCGAAAGAGAACGTATTTATGATATGTACGAGCAGATTTGCGGTGCAAGAATGACGACCAATATGGGGAGAATCGGAGGTTTTGAAAGAGATTTCACTCCAAAATTCCATGAATTGCTGAAAGACTTCTTAAAAACTTTCCCTGCAAGATTTGCTGAATTTGGTCAGTTGTTAGAGAGAAACAGGATCTTTATGGACAGAACCATTGGTGCAGGAGCAATTTCTGCTGAAAGAGCTTTAAGCTATGGTTTTACAGGTCCGAATTTACGTGCATCAGGTGTTGATTATGATGTAAGAGTTGCAGAACCTTATTCTTCTTACGAAGATTTTGACTTCATCATTCCTGTGGGAACTGCAGGAGATACTTACGACAGATTTATGGTTCGTCAACAAGAGATTTGGGAATCATTAAAAATAATCAACCAAGCTTACGATAATCTTCCAGAAGGACCTTTCCATGCGGACGTTCCTGATTTTTATCTTCCTGAGAAGGCAGATGTTTATCAGAAAATGGAAGCTTTAATTTACCATTTCAAAATTGTAATGGGAGAAACTGATGTTCCGAAAGGCGAAGTTTACCACGCAGTAGAAGGTGGAAACGGCGAATTAGGATTCTACCTGGTAAGTGATGGTGGTAGAACGCCATACAGATTACATTTCAGAAGACCTTGTTTCATTTATTATCAGGCTTATCCTGAAATGATTACAGGTTCAGTAATTTCTGATGCGATCGTTACTATGTGTAGTATGAATATTATTGCGGGAGAATTAGACGCATAA
- the nuoK gene encoding NADH-quinone oxidoreductase subunit NuoK: MGEVNTFMQSVPLEYFIILSSVLFCLGVLGVLLRKNAIVILGCVELMLNSVNLLLAAFSAYNGNSDGQLLVFFIMVVAAAEVAVGLAIIAMLYRNTRSVDVSIFNKLRG; the protein is encoded by the coding sequence ATGGGAGAAGTAAATACTTTTATGCAAAGCGTCCCTCTGGAATATTTCATCATCCTTTCGTCAGTATTGTTCTGTCTTGGGGTTTTGGGAGTATTACTGAGAAAAAACGCGATTGTAATTTTGGGTTGTGTGGAGCTTATGCTGAATTCTGTGAACCTTTTGCTGGCTGCATTTTCAGCGTACAATGGGAACAGTGACGGACAGCTTTTAGTTTTCTTCATTATGGTGGTTGCTGCTGCGGAAGTAGCGGTAGGTTTGGCAATTATTGCGATGCTCTACAGAAATACCCGTTCTGTGGATGTAAGTATATTTAATAAATTAAGAGGATAA
- a CDS encoding 2Fe-2S iron-sulfur cluster-binding protein, protein MSEEVKKFKITIDGQTTEVLPGTSILEAARQIGGKSVPPAMCYYSKLEASGGRCRTCLVEVSKGSEADPRPMPKLVASCRTNVMDGMEVKNLSSDKAQEGRKAVTEFLLVNHPLDCPVCDQAGECHLQDLGYEHGNLETRTEFKRNTYEADDLGPHIKLNMNRCILCARCVLAANQLTGEREHGILFRGDHAEISTYLNKALDNDFIGNVIDVCPVGALTDRTARFASRVWFTKPMNASCKCDKCSGKATVYMKGDEIVRVTARKDQWGEVEEFICDTCRFERKSLSDWNIEGPRNIDRHSVISLNHYEKPKDELRVLDNPMAKEISEKD, encoded by the coding sequence ATGAGCGAAGAGGTTAAGAAATTTAAAATAACAATAGACGGACAAACTACTGAAGTTTTGCCTGGAACTTCCATTTTGGAAGCAGCAAGACAAATCGGCGGAAAATCTGTGCCACCAGCAATGTGCTATTACAGCAAATTGGAAGCCAGTGGAGGAAGATGTAGAACATGTTTGGTAGAGGTTTCTAAAGGTTCGGAAGCAGATCCGCGTCCGATGCCTAAATTGGTAGCAAGCTGCAGAACCAATGTGATGGACGGAATGGAAGTGAAAAATCTTTCTTCTGATAAAGCACAGGAAGGCCGTAAAGCGGTTACTGAATTCTTGTTGGTGAATCACCCATTAGATTGTCCGGTTTGTGATCAGGCTGGAGAATGTCATCTTCAGGATTTAGGTTACGAGCACGGAAATCTTGAAACCAGAACTGAATTTAAGAGAAATACATACGAAGCTGACGACTTAGGTCCACACATCAAACTGAATATGAACCGTTGCATCTTATGTGCAAGATGCGTTCTAGCTGCGAATCAGTTGACTGGTGAGCGTGAGCACGGAATTTTGTTCAGAGGAGATCATGCTGAAATTTCTACTTATTTAAACAAAGCCTTAGATAATGACTTTATCGGAAACGTCATCGACGTTTGTCCGGTTGGAGCATTGACTGACAGAACAGCACGTTTTGCAAGCAGAGTTTGGTTTACAAAGCCAATGAATGCTTCTTGTAAATGTGATAAATGTTCAGGGAAAGCTACTGTTTACATGAAAGGTGATGAGATCGTAAGAGTTACTGCAAGAAAAGATCAGTGGGGAGAAGTTGAAGAATTTATCTGCGACACTTGCCGTTTCGAAAGAAAGTCATTGTCAGACTGGAACATTGAAGGTCCTAGAAATATCGACAGACATTCTGTTATTTCATTAAACCATTACGAGAAACCTAAAGACGAATTGAGAGTTTTAGACAATCCGATGGCGAAAGAAATCAGCGAAAAAGACTAA
- a CDS encoding NADH-quinone oxidoreductase subunit J gives MDQFLFFLVAFLAVSSAVYFVFARNPLYAILSLIVTMFSIAGMYILLNAQFLAIIQIIVYAGAIMVLFLYILMMLNLNKEDESKKNNTLKFVGVFTAGLLLIGVLGVFRGVQEQHVVVENVDKGVGLTKNLGRLLFNEYVLPFELASILILAGIVGAVLIGKKDL, from the coding sequence ATGGATCAGTTTTTATTTTTCTTGGTGGCGTTTTTAGCAGTGTCAAGTGCGGTTTACTTCGTATTTGCGAGAAATCCTCTCTACGCTATTCTGTCATTAATTGTTACAATGTTTTCAATCGCCGGAATGTACATTCTTTTGAATGCACAATTTTTGGCCATCATACAGATCATCGTTTACGCAGGTGCGATCATGGTTTTATTCCTTTACATCTTAATGATGCTTAACCTTAATAAGGAAGACGAAAGTAAGAAGAACAATACTTTAAAGTTTGTTGGAGTTTTTACAGCTGGTCTTTTATTAATTGGGGTTTTGGGTGTTTTCAGAGGAGTTCAGGAACAACATGTAGTGGTAGAAAACGTAGACAAAGGCGTTGGCCTTACAAAGAATCTGGGAAGACTTTTATTCAACGAATATGTTTTGCCGTTTGAGCTTGCTTCCATCCTGATTTTAGCAGGTATTGTAGGTGCGGTATTAATCGGTAAAAAAGATTTATAA
- the nuoL gene encoding NADH-quinone oxidoreductase subunit L, with amino-acid sequence MENLVYAIILLPLLGFLINGLFGKNLPKKVVGSLATAMVFIPFCIAVSIFMNFDSESQPVIVKAFEWFRVNGIQINFGFQIDQLSLMMVMIITGIGSLIHLYSIGYMSHDKGFYKFFTYLNLFIFSMLLLVMGSNYLILFIGWEGVGLCSYLLIGFWYTNEEYGKAARKAFIMNRIGDLALLIGIFMIASQTNAVDYLTVAQNVGKFELDGTIIIFITASLFIGATGKSAQVPLYTWLPDAMAGPTPVSALIHAATMVTAGIYLVVRSNFLFTLAPTVQDGILLIGFLTAALAGFYALRQNDIKKVLAYSTVSQLGFMFIALGLGAYTTAMFHVMTHAFFKALLFLGAGSVIHAMSNEQDMRFMGGLKKYIPITHATFLIGTLAISGFPLLSGMISKDEILVAAYSKNPIYWVMLFILAAVTATYMFRLYYLTFHGDFRGTEEQKHHLHESPLNMTLPLIVLAVLSVLGGFINLPHFIGHGHYAKLMEWLKPVLTEESFKQMETTLTGVAESTEFILLGATVAMFFAVWFIVKNTYVNKKKRAIAEDDYTGWEKLSAKKLYVDELYNALIVKTVEGLGRGGKMFDKGVLDRFVDYIGEGAEDSGRSMKRIQNGNVENYILIMSLAVGIILIVNFILQ; translated from the coding sequence ATGGAGAATTTAGTCTATGCAATAATACTTTTACCACTTTTAGGTTTTCTTATCAACGGTTTATTCGGAAAAAATCTTCCAAAAAAAGTGGTGGGTTCTCTGGCAACGGCAATGGTTTTTATTCCGTTCTGTATTGCAGTAAGCATTTTCATGAATTTCGATTCTGAAAGTCAGCCCGTAATCGTAAAAGCTTTTGAATGGTTCAGAGTTAACGGAATTCAAATCAACTTCGGTTTTCAGATCGATCAGCTGTCATTAATGATGGTGATGATCATCACAGGAATCGGGTCTTTGATTCACCTCTACTCTATCGGATATATGAGTCATGATAAAGGTTTTTATAAGTTTTTTACTTATTTAAATTTATTTATCTTCTCTATGTTACTATTGGTAATGGGAAGCAACTACTTAATCTTATTCATCGGATGGGAAGGTGTAGGTTTGTGTTCTTATTTACTAATCGGTTTCTGGTACACGAACGAAGAATATGGGAAAGCAGCAAGAAAAGCTTTCATCATGAACAGAATTGGTGACCTTGCTTTGTTGATTGGAATTTTCATGATTGCTTCTCAGACAAATGCAGTTGATTATTTAACTGTTGCTCAAAACGTAGGAAAATTTGAATTAGACGGAACAATTATCATATTTATCACGGCGAGTTTATTTATTGGTGCGACCGGAAAATCTGCTCAAGTTCCTTTATATACTTGGTTACCAGATGCGATGGCTGGTCCGACTCCAGTTTCTGCATTGATTCACGCGGCGACGATGGTAACGGCAGGTATTTATTTGGTGGTAAGATCTAATTTCTTATTTACTTTAGCCCCAACGGTTCAGGATGGAATTTTATTAATCGGATTCTTAACCGCAGCATTGGCAGGTTTCTATGCGCTTCGTCAGAACGACATCAAGAAAGTATTGGCATATTCTACAGTTTCACAATTGGGTTTTATGTTTATTGCTTTAGGTTTGGGAGCATATACAACCGCAATGTTCCATGTAATGACGCACGCTTTCTTTAAAGCTTTGTTATTCTTAGGTGCAGGTTCTGTCATTCACGCAATGAGCAACGAGCAGGATATGCGTTTCATGGGAGGTTTGAAAAAATATATTCCAATCACTCACGCTACTTTCCTTATCGGAACTTTAGCAATCTCAGGATTCCCTTTATTATCAGGGATGATTTCAAAAGACGAAATTTTAGTAGCGGCTTATTCTAAAAACCCAATTTACTGGGTGATGTTATTCATCTTGGCTGCTGTTACTGCAACATATATGTTCAGACTGTATTACCTGACTTTCCATGGAGATTTCAGAGGTACGGAGGAACAAAAACATCATTTACACGAAAGTCCTCTTAATATGACTTTACCATTAATCGTTTTGGCTGTACTTTCAGTGCTTGGAGGTTTTATTAACCTTCCTCACTTCATTGGTCACGGTCATTATGCTAAATTAATGGAATGGCTTAAACCTGTTTTGACAGAAGAAAGCTTTAAGCAAATGGAAACTACACTTACAGGAGTAGCAGAAAGCACCGAATTTATTCTTTTAGGTGCAACTGTTGCCATGTTTTTTGCAGTTTGGTTTATCGTGAAAAATACTTATGTAAATAAGAAAAAAAGAGCTATCGCTGAAGACGATTATACAGGATGGGAAAAACTTTCTGCTAAGAAATTGTACGTTGACGAACTTTACAATGCATTAATTGTAAAAACTGTTGAAGGACTGGGACGTGGCGGAAAAATGTTTGACAAAGGCGTTCTTGATCGTTTTGTAGACTACATCGGAGAAGGTGCTGAAGACAGCGGAAGATCGATGAAGCGTATACAGAACGGAAATGTAGAAAACTACATTCTGATCATGTCTTTAGCTGTGGGAATTATATTAATTGTTAACTTTATATTACAATAA
- a CDS encoding NADH-quinone oxidoreductase subunit I — MKLTNRSKVVSNKEMTFSEKIYLPAIFKGMGITFKHAVRTVVKRAPNVYSYPEVQKPRADIWRGQHVLKRDEEGRERCTACGLCAVACPAEAITMTASERTREEKDLYREEKYASVYEINMLRCIFCGMCEEACPKSAIYLTDRLVDVETNRGSFIYGKDKLVEKINERIDITERQSEKQKNAVK, encoded by the coding sequence ATGAAACTTACAAACAGATCAAAAGTTGTTTCGAATAAAGAAATGACCTTTTCTGAGAAAATCTACCTTCCGGCGATTTTCAAGGGAATGGGGATTACTTTTAAGCATGCTGTGAGAACCGTTGTAAAACGTGCTCCGAATGTTTATTCTTATCCGGAAGTACAAAAACCGAGAGCAGATATCTGGAGAGGTCAGCACGTTCTGAAAAGAGATGAAGAAGGCAGAGAAAGATGTACAGCTTGTGGTTTGTGTGCGGTGGCATGTCCTGCCGAAGCAATTACAATGACGGCTTCAGAAAGAACAAGAGAAGAAAAAGATCTTTACAGAGAAGAAAAATATGCATCAGTATATGAAATCAATATGTTGAGATGTATTTTCTGCGGAATGTGCGAAGAGGCTTGTCCGAAATCTGCAATTTATCTTACAGACCGTTTGGTAGATGTAGAAACCAACAGAGGTTCTTTCATTTATGGAAAAGATAAATTGGTTGAAAAAATTAATGAAAGGATTGACATCACAGAAAGACAGTCCGAGAAACAAAAAAATGCGGTAAAATAA
- the nuoF gene encoding NADH-quinone oxidoreductase subunit NuoF: MSKKLLLKDAHIEGIRYYETYRKQGGYTAAEKALKMTPDEILEEVKTSGLRGRGGAGFPTGMKWSFLAKPEGVPRHLVVNADESEPGTFKDRYLMEFLPHLLIEGMLISSYCLGSNVSYIYIRGEYSWIPDILEEAIDEAKAAGFLGKNILGTGFDCEIYVQRGGGAYICGEETALLESLEGKRGNPRLKPPFPAVKGLWERPTVVNNVESIAAIVPIIDITGAEYAKIGVGRSTGTKLISACGNINKPGVYEIDMTITVEEFIYSDEYCGGIPNGKKLKACIPGGSSVPIVPANLLLKTVNGEPRYMNYESLADGGFATGTMMGSGGFIVLDEDQCVVEHTMTLARFYHHESCGQCTPCREGTGWMHKILKKIEKGEGKMEDIDLLWDIQRKIEGNTICPLGDAAAWPVAAAIRHFRDEFEWHVKNPELSQTQNYGLANYADPIPVATSN; the protein is encoded by the coding sequence ATGAGTAAAAAACTTTTACTTAAAGACGCACACATCGAAGGTATCCGTTACTATGAAACTTACCGTAAACAGGGAGGTTATACAGCAGCTGAAAAAGCCTTGAAAATGACACCCGATGAAATTCTTGAAGAGGTAAAAACTTCAGGTCTTCGTGGTCGTGGTGGTGCAGGTTTCCCAACAGGAATGAAGTGGAGCTTTCTGGCAAAACCGGAAGGTGTGCCAAGACACTTGGTAGTGAATGCAGACGAATCTGAACCGGGAACTTTTAAAGACAGATATTTAATGGAATTTCTTCCTCATCTTTTGATTGAGGGAATGCTAATTTCTTCATATTGTTTAGGTTCAAATGTTTCTTATATCTACATCCGTGGAGAGTATTCATGGATTCCTGATATTTTGGAAGAAGCGATTGATGAAGCTAAAGCTGCAGGATTTTTAGGTAAAAACATTTTGGGAACAGGTTTCGATTGTGAAATTTACGTTCAAAGAGGTGGCGGAGCTTATATCTGTGGTGAAGAAACTGCTTTGCTAGAATCTCTGGAAGGAAAAAGAGGAAACCCAAGATTAAAACCACCTTTCCCTGCTGTAAAAGGACTTTGGGAAAGACCGACCGTAGTAAACAACGTTGAATCTATCGCAGCAATCGTTCCTATCATTGATATTACAGGTGCGGAATATGCTAAAATCGGTGTTGGAAGATCTACAGGTACAAAATTAATTTCTGCTTGCGGAAATATTAATAAGCCTGGAGTATATGAAATCGACATGACCATTACTGTTGAAGAATTCATTTATTCTGACGAATATTGCGGTGGAATTCCAAACGGTAAAAAGCTAAAGGCTTGTATTCCTGGAGGAAGCTCAGTTCCAATTGTTCCGGCAAACTTATTATTGAAAACGGTAAACGGTGAACCAAGATATATGAACTATGAATCTCTTGCTGACGGTGGTTTTGCTACCGGAACGATGATGGGTTCAGGAGGTTTTATTGTATTGGATGAAGACCAGTGTGTTGTAGAACATACCATGACTTTGGCGAGATTTTATCACCATGAAAGTTGCGGACAGTGTACTCCTTGCCGTGAAGGAACGGGATGGATGCATAAGATTTTAAAGAAAATAGAAAAAGGAGAAGGAAAAATGGAGGACATCGATTTACTTTGGGACATCCAGAGAAAAATCGAAGGAAACACTATTTGTCCGTTAGGTGATGCTGCAGCATGGCCTGTAGCAGCAGCAATTCGTCATTTCAGAGATGAATTTGAATGGCATGTGAAAAATCCCGAACTAAGTCAAACTCAAAACTACGGATTGGCCAATTATGCAGACCCGATTCCAGTTGCAACAAGTAATTAA
- a CDS encoding NADH-quinone oxidoreductase subunit C, translating into MTNEFVLEAITREFPETVISSSEPYGMLTIEIKKEDIKKVIHYLKDSSLEINFLTDVCGIHYPEFPDKEIGVVYHLQNMMTNFRLRLKIFMSRENIEVDSLTELYAGANWMERETFDFYGIKFKGHPDLRPILNMEDLGYHPMLKEYRLEDGTRTDKDDSMFGR; encoded by the coding sequence ATGACGAACGAATTTGTATTAGAAGCAATTACGAGAGAATTTCCGGAAACTGTAATTTCTAGTTCAGAACCTTACGGAATGCTGACAATTGAAATTAAAAAAGAAGATATCAAAAAAGTCATTCATTATTTGAAAGACTCTTCATTGGAAATCAATTTCCTTACAGACGTTTGTGGAATCCATTACCCAGAATTTCCAGATAAAGAAATCGGTGTAGTGTATCATTTACAAAACATGATGACTAATTTCAGATTGCGTCTGAAGATCTTCATGTCGAGAGAAAATATTGAAGTAGATTCTCTGACTGAATTATACGCAGGAGCTAACTGGATGGAAAGAGAAACTTTTGATTTCTACGGAATTAAATTTAAAGGTCATCCGGATCTAAGACCTATTTTAAATATGGAAGATCTTGGATACCACCCTATGTTGAAAGAATATCGTCTGGAAGATGGTACAAGAACAGACAAGGATGATTCAATGTTCGGAAGATAA
- the nuoH gene encoding NADH-quinone oxidoreductase subunit NuoH, with translation MDLLTFKLILVLALFLLSLTIAAYSTWAERKVAAIMQDRIGPNRSGPFGLLQPLADGGKFFFKEDFTPQNAERFLFVLGPALVMFISLITGAVIPWGKTLNIGGESFDLQVANIDVGVLFIIGMASIGVYGIMIGGWASNNKYSLLGAIRASSQMISYELAMGLALLSIIMMTGSLDLKVITETQTSGKIWGLFEIDGLNWNILYQPLAFLIFFVSALAETNRHPFDLPECESELVTGYSTEYSSMKLGLYMFGEYVNMFISNAFIVVLFFGGYNYPGIEWVTQNWGENAAGILSIVAFLTKTIVGILIFMWIRWTLPRFRYDQLMHLGWKTLIPLALVNLMITGAVILAFGN, from the coding sequence ATGGATTTACTTACATTTAAATTGATACTTGTACTGGCACTTTTCCTGTTATCATTAACGATAGCAGCCTACTCTACTTGGGCAGAAAGAAAAGTAGCGGCAATTATGCAGGACAGAATTGGGCCTAACAGATCTGGACCATTCGGTTTATTGCAACCTCTTGCAGATGGTGGGAAATTTTTCTTTAAAGAAGATTTTACTCCGCAAAATGCAGAAAGATTCCTTTTTGTATTGGGACCTGCGTTGGTAATGTTTATTTCATTGATTACCGGAGCGGTTATTCCTTGGGGTAAAACGCTGAATATTGGTGGTGAATCTTTCGATTTACAGGTTGCTAATATTGATGTAGGTGTACTATTCATCATCGGTATGGCTTCTATCGGAGTTTACGGAATTATGATTGGAGGCTGGGCTTCCAACAACAAATATTCATTACTGGGTGCAATCCGTGCTTCTTCGCAGATGATTTCTTACGAATTGGCGATGGGTCTTGCTCTACTTTCTATCATTATGATGACAGGAAGTTTAGATTTAAAAGTAATTACCGAAACTCAAACCTCAGGAAAAATTTGGGGTCTTTTTGAGATAGACGGATTAAACTGGAATATACTTTACCAACCTTTAGCATTTTTAATTTTCTTTGTATCGGCCTTGGCAGAAACCAACCGTCACCCTTTCGATTTACCTGAATGTGAATCTGAATTGGTTACAGGATATTCAACAGAATATTCATCAATGAAATTAGGATTGTATATGTTTGGTGAATATGTGAACATGTTTATTTCAAACGCATTTATCGTGGTTCTTTTCTTTGGTGGTTACAATTACCCGGGAATTGAATGGGTAACCCAAAACTGGGGAGAAAATGCAGCAGGAATCTTAAGTATTGTAGCATTTTTAACTAAAACTATAGTCGGAATTTTGATCTTTATGTGGATCAGATGGACACTACCAAGATTCAGATATGACCAATTGATGCACTTAGGATGGAAAACTTTGATTCCATTGGCATTGGTAAACCTGATGATTACAGGAGCTGTTATTCTTGCTTTCGGTAATTAA
- the nuoE gene encoding NAD(P)H-dependent oxidoreductase subunit E: MSETIAFKPESLQQVDKIIARYPEGKQKSALLPVLHIAQKEFGGWLDVPVMDYVAELLSIKPIEVYEVATFYTMFNMKPVGKYVLEVCRTGPCMVSGSEKILDHIRTKLNIKDGETTADGMFTLKPAECLGACGYAPMLQLGKFYHENLTIEKVDEILDLCREGQVDLG; encoded by the coding sequence ATGAGCGAAACAATAGCTTTTAAACCGGAAAGTTTACAGCAGGTAGATAAAATTATCGCTAGATATCCCGAAGGAAAACAAAAATCGGCTCTTCTTCCAGTGCTGCATATTGCACAGAAAGAATTTGGAGGTTGGTTAGATGTTCCTGTGATGGATTATGTTGCTGAATTATTAAGCATTAAACCAATTGAAGTATATGAAGTGGCAACTTTCTATACAATGTTTAATATGAAGCCTGTCGGCAAATATGTTTTGGAAGTTTGCAGAACCGGACCATGTATGGTAAGTGGAAGCGAAAAAATATTAGATCACATCAGAACAAAACTGAACATCAAGGATGGTGAAACTACCGCAGACGGAATGTTTACATTAAAGCCAGCTGAATGTCTTGGTGCTTGCGGATATGCTCCTATGCTACAGTTAGGAAAGTTCTATCACGAAAATTTAACCATAGAAAAAGTGGACGAAATCCTTGATCTTTGCAGAGAAGGACAAGTTGATTTGGGCTAA